GACATTTTTTTCTTCATGATAATGTACATGAAAATAGCCATCATTACATAAGCTGCAACTGTGATAACCATCATATCTTCCTTTCTTTTTTGAAAAAATTTTTATAATAGCAGGAGAAACATTCAGTCGCTAAAACCTGAAGGGCTCTCCACGAAGTCACCTCAAAAATGAATTCGTTTACTTATAGCGATATCTTAAACAATATTTAATAAAAAAGATAGTGTTTTCATATCGAAAAACAATAAAAAAACAGTTTGATGTGACAAATTGAACATAATGCTTATATCCTATTTATAATAAAACACCAAAAGAACAGGAAAAGCCCCATTTTATATTTCTGGAATGATAGTGTTTTCTGTATAATAATTCTATGCAGATTATGTTGGGAAGGGAGTGAAGGAATGGGAATTCTCCAACGATTATTTGGCAAAAAGAGTTCTGAAGCAACGGAACACGCATCAACGCAGCCTGCATCCCCTCAATCGGAATGGGAAAAATTAGAAGCTTTTGTACCGGTAGAAGCAGAAGAAGCTAAGCACGTCTCAATTATTGCGGCAGCGATTGCGGCCTCAGATTACCCAGAAAGCCAATTTGTGGGTAAACGCGTCCTTAAACGCAACCCAGAAACCAAGATTATCTCGGTTATCGCTTCGGCAATTGCTGCAGGCGAATCAAATGATAGTCAGTGGGCTGTTAAAGAAATCTACCAAAAACGTAAATCATAATTTATTTTAGGAGGAATGTTACGAAATGTTACGTAAATTCAAAATCAAAGTAGACGGTCAAGAGTACCAAGTAGAAATGGAAGAAATCGGCGCAGTGGCTCCTGTAGCTCCTGTAGCACCAGCAGCCCCAGCGGCTCCAGCAGCACCTGCAGTAGAAGCAGCACCTGCTCCAGCAGCTCCTGTAGCATCAACACCAGCAGGCGCAGACGCAATGCCATCTCCAATGCCAGGAAATATCTTACGTGTACTTGTAAACGTAGGGGATACAGTTACTGAAAACCAACCATTAATGATTTTAGAAGCGATGAAAATGGAAAACGAAATCGTTGCAGCTAAAGCAGGGGTTGTAGCAGGAATTCACGTTAAAGAAGGTCAAGTGGTAAACCCAGGAGACGCTTTAATTACAATTAACTAATTATATTGAAATTCAAGGAGTGAAACAGTGGAAACATTAGTTCAAAATGTAATGTCTATTACGGGCGGCCAAATCTTCATGATGCTTGTCGGTGCCCTATTAATGTACTTAGGGATTAAAAAAGAGTACGAACCAACATTATTAGTACCAATGGGATTAGGTACAATCTTAGTAAACTTCCCAGGGACTGGGGTTCTTGACCAAGTCGTTGGTGGACAACAACAACATGGGGTCCTACAGATCTTATTCGAAATCGGTATCGAAACTGAATTATTCCCATTATTAATCTTCATCGGTATCGGTGCGATGATTGACTTCGGGCCATTATTACAAAACCCATTCATGTTATTATTCGGTGCAGCAGCACAATTTGGTATTTTCTTTGTCGTTGTTGTAGCTGTATTATTTGGATTCGATATTCGTGAAGCTGCTTCAATCGGTATTATCGGTGCGGCAGACGGTCCTACTTCTATCTTCGTAGCGAACCAATTAGCACCACAATTACTTGGAGCGATTACGGTTGCGGCCTACTCATACATGGCACTTGTTCCAATCATCCAACCGATCGCAATCAAGATGGTTACTACTAAAGCAGAACGTCGTATTCGTATGACTTACCATGCTTCAGGCGTATCTAAATTAACGAAAATCTTGTTCCCAATCATTATCACAATTGTGGCAGGTTTCATTGCCCCAATTTCATTACCACTTGTTGGTTTCTTAATGTTCGGTAACTTATTACGCGAATGTGGCGTTTTAGATAACTTATCTCAAGCCGCTCAAAACGAATTAGTAAACATTGTTTCTATTTTATTAGGGATTACGATCTCAGTTAAAATGCAAGCTGATTTATTCTTAAATGTTCAAACATTAATGATCATCTTGTTCGGTTTAGTAGCCTTCATCATGGACTCAATCGGTGGTGTTGTGTTTGCTAAAATCTTGAACTTATTCCGTAGAGAAAAGATCAACCCAATGATCGGAGCTGCAGGTATTTCTGCATTCCCAATGTCAAGTCGTGTTATCCAAAAAATGGCGACAGACGAAGATCCTCAAAACTTCATCTTAATGTACGCTGTTGGAGCTAACGTTTCTGGACAAATCGCTTCTGTTATTGCCGGTGGATTATTATTATCATTCTTCATGTAATAATATAGAAGGAAAAGGAGGAAAACGATGAATTTCAACGCAGAACATTTAACACAAGCTTTTGAATTAATGGCTTTAGGGATGGGTGGAGTTTTCCTAGTATTAGGAATTCTATATGCCGTTTCTGCATTACTTTTAAAAGCATTCCCGCCAAAATAAGGAGGCCGTTCCATGGAAAATTTCATTCTCAAACGATTATGGCTTGATCGCGATAAAAAAGCACGCCAAGATTGGGAATGGTTAATGGATCAGGCTAACCTTGGCAAGACGGAACAAGTCGATTACACAGTTGCAATTTATCATCACTCTGGTGACATTGCAGCGACGGGTTCTTTAGACCGCAACATTTTGAAATGTTTAGTGGTTTGTAAAAAATATCAATCAGAAAATCTGTTAACGCATCTTGTGATGGCCCTTCTAGATGAATTAAGAGAACGTTTGTACACAAACAGTTTTGTCTATACAAAACCAAAGAACATTATCTTCTTTAAATCTTTAGGGTACCGCGTGATTGCCGAAACAGAAAATCTTGCCTTTTTAGAACAAGGCATCCCTTCCTTTAGTGATTATTTAAAATTACTAAAAGAACATTTCGTAGAAGGAAGTAGCAATAGTGCCATTGTCATGAATGCCAATCCTTTTACGCTGGGACATCAATATTTGGTAGAAACGGCTGCTCGTCAGTCGAGTCACCTCTACGTATTCGTTGTTTCTGAGGATCGTTCGTTCTTTCATACGAATGACCGAATGGAAATGGTTAAACGTGGTGTGAGTCATTTGCCAAACGTAACGGTGCTTCCAACCAGAGACTACATGGTCTCAAGTGCGACTTTCCCATCCTACTTCTTGAAAGAGAAGGCGGATTTGGAAGTGGCAAAAGTTCAAGCAACATTGGATGCAACACTCTTCTTAGAAAACATTGTTCCAACGTTACAATTGACCAAACGTTTTGTGGGTCAAGAACCACTCTCCCCAGTTACCTCCGTTTATAATGACGCGCTAAGAGATGCTTTTGGGAGCGACTTAGAATTAGTCATTATAGATAGACTTTCTGTTCGAGAGGAAGTGGTGAGTGCGACGCGGGTGCGCGCTGCCATTCAAGATAAAAACGTAGACGAGTTAAAACAGCTCGTTCCAGCAACTACGTATCATTATTTAGAAGAAAAACATTTCATTGGTTAAAATCCAAAAGAAAAGGTGGAAACAATAATGGAAATTAAAAAAAGTGCAGTAGTCGGCACTTTGGAATCAA
This Granulicatella adiacens ATCC 49175 DNA region includes the following protein-coding sequences:
- a CDS encoding acetyl-CoA carboxylase biotin carboxyl carrier protein subunit translates to MLRKFKIKVDGQEYQVEMEEIGAVAPVAPVAPAAPAAPAAPAVEAAPAPAAPVASTPAGADAMPSPMPGNILRVLVNVGDTVTENQPLMILEAMKMENEIVAAKAGVVAGIHVKEGQVVNPGDALITIN
- a CDS encoding sodium ion-translocating decarboxylase subunit beta, yielding MSITGGQIFMMLVGALLMYLGIKKEYEPTLLVPMGLGTILVNFPGTGVLDQVVGGQQQHGVLQILFEIGIETELFPLLIFIGIGAMIDFGPLLQNPFMLLFGAAAQFGIFFVVVVAVLFGFDIREAASIGIIGAADGPTSIFVANQLAPQLLGAITVAAYSYMALVPIIQPIAIKMVTTKAERRIRMTYHASGVSKLTKILFPIIITIVAGFIAPISLPLVGFLMFGNLLRECGVLDNLSQAAQNELVNIVSILLGITISVKMQADLFLNVQTLMIILFGLVAFIMDSIGGVVFAKILNLFRREKINPMIGAAGISAFPMSSRVIQKMATDEDPQNFILMYAVGANVSGQIASVIAGGLLLSFFM
- a CDS encoding OadG-related small transporter subunit, with product MNFNAEHLTQAFELMALGMGGVFLVLGILYAVSALLLKAFPPK
- the citC gene encoding [citrate (pro-3S)-lyase] ligase, whose protein sequence is MENFILKRLWLDRDKKARQDWEWLMDQANLGKTEQVDYTVAIYHHSGDIAATGSLDRNILKCLVVCKKYQSENLLTHLVMALLDELRERLYTNSFVYTKPKNIIFFKSLGYRVIAETENLAFLEQGIPSFSDYLKLLKEHFVEGSSNSAIVMNANPFTLGHQYLVETAARQSSHLYVFVVSEDRSFFHTNDRMEMVKRGVSHLPNVTVLPTRDYMVSSATFPSYFLKEKADLEVAKVQATLDATLFLENIVPTLQLTKRFVGQEPLSPVTSVYNDALRDAFGSDLELVIIDRLSVREEVVSATRVRAAIQDKNVDELKQLVPATTYHYLEEKHFIG